Genomic window ([Empedobacter] haloabium):
GGAGAAGCTGACCAGCTGCAGCTCCAGTTCCACGCCCATCGTCAGGGGCGTGCCGCCGTTGAAGGTTTCTAATGGCATGCTTTACTCCTGTGCCGTTTCGCGCGCCAGGATCAGGGCGCGCTGGGTGAAGATCGGGCCGATCACTTCCATGAACAGCGTCATCGCGGCCACCGCCGCCAGTTCGTCGACCAGCACGATGCCGGCATACTTGGTCTGCTCCAGCAGCAGCACGACGAACACGGACATCGGCGACAGCGCCACGCCCGTCAGGATGCCCTTGCGCCAGGGGATGCCGCCGACGTGGGCGAAGGCCGCCACGCTGACCGTCTTGACGAGGAAGCGCGCCAGCAGCAGCACCAGGGCCAGGCCGCCGCCGAACAGCACGTTGTTCCAGCTGAGGGTCGAGACGGCGAACACGAACAGCAGCACCGTCATCAGTTCGCCGATGGCGCCGAAGTTGCGCACCGTGCGCGTGAACGCCACGCGACGGTGGCGCGCCGTCAGGCCGAAGGCCAAGGTGGCCAGCACGGGCGACAGGTCGGCCGCGTGCGTGATGGCGACCAGGATGACCACGACCAGCGCGAAGGCGACGGTGCCGTCGCGCGCCAGGGTGCCGAGGTGGCGCAGTACGGCCGGCACCAGCATGCCGAAGATCGCGCCCAGCAGCGCGGACGCCACCAGTTCGATCAGGCTGTGCGAGATGGCCTGGGTCAGGCTGCCCGAGGTCTGGA
Coding sequences:
- a CDS encoding cation:proton antiporter: MPDFLVISAELAWPLAVLLAWLAGEFIHRWTRLPRISVYGLVGFLCAQAFPDLFATEGSSPVTLLANVAFGLILFELGYRVNLHWLRINPWVPVSGLVETFATFAVVYLIAQLWGLPPMTSLLLASLAMSTSPAGVLRVVNESRSSGQVTERVLHLVAMNCVLAVLVFKVIVGFWVFQTSGSLTQAISHSLIELVASALLGAIFGMLVPAVLRHLGTLARDGTVAFALVVVILVAITHAADLSPVLATLAFGLTARHRRVAFTRTVRNFGAIGELMTVLLFVFAVSTLSWNNVLFGGGLALVLLLARFLVKTVSVAAFAHVGGIPWRKGILTGVALSPMSVFVVLLLEQTKYAGIVLVDELAAVAAMTLFMEVIGPIFTQRALILARETAQE